A window of the Salvelinus fontinalis isolate EN_2023a chromosome 26, ASM2944872v1, whole genome shotgun sequence genome harbors these coding sequences:
- the LOC129823875 gene encoding retinol-binding protein 1-like isoform X4 encodes MPVDLNGYWKMISNDNFEEYLKALDVNVAIRKIATLLKPDKDISVDDDHVVINTLSTFKNYNMDFHVGKEFEEDLSGVDDRKCMTTVSWEGDKLVCVQKGEKEGRGWTHWVEGDRLYLELRACGAVCKQVFEKT; translated from the exons ATGCCAGTTGACCTGAATGGGTATTGGAAAATGATCTCTAATGACAACTTCGAAGAGTACTTGAAAGCCCTCG ATGTAAATGTTGCCATTAGGAAAATTGCCACTTTGTTGAAGCCCGACAAAGACATCAGTGTTGATGATGACCACGTTGTCATCAATACCCTCAGTACCTTTAAGAACTACAACATGGATTTCCATGTTGGCAAGGAGTTTGAGGAGGATCTGTCAGGGGTGGATGACCGAAAATGCATG ACCACTGTCTCATGGGAGGGGGACAAGCTGGTGTGTGTtcagaagggagagaaggagggccGAGGCTGGACCCATTGGGTGGAGGGAGATAGGCTTTATTTG GAGCTGAGAGCATGTGGAGCTGTGTGCAAACAGGTCTTCGAGAAAACTTAA